A genomic region of Pelodiscus sinensis isolate JC-2024 chromosome 1, ASM4963464v1, whole genome shotgun sequence contains the following coding sequences:
- the LOC142826875 gene encoding uncharacterized protein LOC142826875: protein MEPQLALHLLVHFLDLLLQACHQWLEAAWHLMVHVSPLPLCLAALGAVEELRRRPGTGVPRRVWRLDTSTDWWDRIVLERWEDRQWTQNFRMRRDTFLELCEWLTPALRRRDTRMRPAIPLQKCVAITLWKLSTPDSYRSVGNQFGVGRSTVGAVLMQVVKAINRVLLRRVVRLADPDAVIRGFGALGFPNCRGAIDGTHIPIRAPEHQASR, encoded by the exons atggagccacagctcgccctgcaccttctggtgcactttctggacttgctgctgcaagcctgccaccaatggctcgaggctgcctggcacctcatggtgcacgtcagccccctgcctctctgcctggctgccctgggggccgtggaggagctgcggcggcgccccggcaccggcgtgccccgccgcgtctggcgtctggacaccagcaccgactggtgggaccgcatcgtcctggagcgctgggaggaccgacagtggacccagaacttcaggatgaggagggacaccttcctggagctctgcgagtggctcacccctgccctgcgcagaagggacactcgcatgaggcccgccatccccctccagaagtgtgtggccatcaccctctggaagctctccacgccggacagctaccgatccgtcgggaaccagttcggcgtggggagatccaccgtcggagcagtgctcatgcag gtggtcaaggccatcaaccgggtgctgctccgcagggtggtccgcctcgccgacccggacgccgtcatccggggcttcggcgccctcggcttccccaactgcaggggggccatcgatgggacgcacatccccatccgtgccccggaacaccaggcgtcccggtag